The sequence CTGAGTGCTGCTTTTGTGACCACAGCCAAGTTCTCCCCTCAGGGATCCTTCTCTGGACCTTTCTTTttatggctgctgctgctctgcctccagctcagctTGAGGTACTGCATCAGGTTTGCCACATTTTACTGCTTTAATAGCCCCAAGTAACTTAAAAACTAATCTAAAAGTAGCCCAATCTCTTTCTTGAAACAAGGGGGTGGTTCTTTTAATAAATGCATTGCTCTATACATCAAGTAACAAAAGAAACCTTTTCTTAGATACCTAGCATAGATCtgatttagaaaagaaaagaaaagaaaagaaaagaaaagaaaagaaaagaaaagaaaagaaaagaaagctacAAGCCCCAGAAGGAGTTTTTTTCCACATAACCTACAAATCTATGAGATGACAATCAAATTCAAAATCAAACCCCCAGTACTCGTCCTTGAATCCTGGTTGATAGGTGGctggtgttttaaagaaaaaatagcaAATTATGTTGTTAAAAATTGCCTTGCCCCAAGGGAGCCCGAAACTTCTGTTGTGTAAAAACAACAATAACATTAttatattaggtttcagagtaacagccgtgttagtctgtatttgcaaaaagaaaagaagtacttgtggcaccttagagactaaccaatttatttgagcttaagctttcgtgatgaagtgagctgtagctcacaaaagcttatgctcaaataaattggttagtctctaaggtgccacaagtactcatttttattattatattatatatttctaATTGTATTCAATGATGCTAGTCAATGTCCATATTGTGAGATGCATTATTTTGTTACTATTAGTCCCTAAAAGGCAACATTTCCTCCTCGGTGTCTTCCCTGGAAGTAGGATGCTTCTGGTCATACATATCAGCAGTAACCAGTGCAATCATTCTTTCATTGTTGCAAACTCTTCACAACAGATTTTGTATCATTGTATATTTGCAAAAATGAGATATCAGCCAATCTAGGTTGCGAGAGACTCAGGAAGGCAAGCGATTCAATCACCTGGACATATAGTGGCAATCTCTGTTTCATCTGTTTCACAAACTCCCCTTAAATTTAGAGTAATATGGTCCAGTTCTCAGAAACACATCCTTTCAAAACTCTCACCAAGAAGCTCTACTAGAATGCCCTCAATTCCTGCAGCACCTTTCCTGTATTAACATTTTCCAACCATAACATTGAGTTTATCCTCCAAGGTTCAAGAAGGACTGGACGTAGAAAAATCAGGTATATTTCAGCACTGTCCTTACTTTATTGTCTTTGGCTATCAGAAAGCATGGCTTCAGTCTGTCAAACTGAACAAGATACCGGTTCAAACAGGGTATAATGGAACGCCACCTTGCTTCAGAAAACTACCGTATCTTCTGTTGGTTTGAAAGTCACGGAAAGAACAAGTGACAGGGTTTCTGGGGCTGAGGGCTGATAGATGACACTGAGAGAGATCAGgtgatggagagagagagggaacttAGCAGCAGAGAGATCAGTACTTGGTGAGACAGTGATAAGAGCTTAGGTGTGATGAGCTTTTCACACTTCAACTTCCACAGTGCTGAGCTCAGCCAAAGTAGGACAGAGCACCCTTGATTAACAAGATATACTTTCACCCTCTTGTCACGAAGGCTTAAAATCAGTGGCACCGGGCAATCATATTCTGCAAGTGCACTTACACAATTTCTCACGAAGCTCGAAGGTTTTGGCCCCATAAATGATAGGATTgaacatggggaggaggatgTAATATAGGTTGGTCAAGATGATGTGAAGATGGGGAGCAATTCCCTGACCAAAGCGGTATGTCAcagtggagaagaggaaggaaggataAGACATCTTCATCACACCGATATGGTCTGTGCAAGTGGTGAAAGATTTCTGGTGGGCTTTCTTGGAGGATACTGTGATGAACAGACCATAGGACAGGGCAATAAGTGTCAGGTCTAACATAGTGATTACAAATGCTATTAGCAAACCATACATCCTGTTGACTGTAATGTCACCACACGACATCTTCACCATGGCCATGTGGTCACAGCATGTATGTGGGATCATGCGGTTGGCACAGAATGGCTGCCTCCTCAGGAGCAGGGGCttgggaagaaggaagagaacAGCTCTTATCAAACCCACTAGCCCTAGCTTAGCTATTCATGCATTGGTGATGACTGTGGcatatctcagagggttacatatggcaaCACAGCGATCAAAGGCCATTGTCATGAGGATGGCTGAATGCATAACAGTATGCAGATAAAGGAAGAACATCTGGATGTGACAGCCACCCAGAGTGATACCTTTCAAATTGAACCAAACGATGCACATTACCTTTGGCACGATGGAAGTAGATGTGCCGATTTCTGTCAGTGCCAGCATGGAGAGCGGCAGGTACATCGGCTTGTGCAAAGTCTGCTCCTTGGCTATAACATAGAGAAGCTTGAAATTTCCCAGCAGGCCCATAATGTAGAAAAtagagaaagggatggaaatccaGATGTGAGCAGGTTCCAAGTCAGGGATGCCCATTAGAAAGAATGCTGAAGCGTCAAAGTGTGTGAGGTTGAAAACTGCCATGAGGTGGTTCATGTGTCAGTCAGGGTCAGAAATGGTCAAGGTGCCTGTGAAGGACAGCAagtgggtggtgggagggggttgggggtttaCACAATTTATAACAAACTGTATGGCAAATGTTTTATACTTATTACCAATCTAGAAAAAGGGTGTTGAGCAGTGATGTGGCAAAATATGCAGATGGCACAAGATTATATAGGTCCTAGTCAAGTCCAGAGAAGTCCTCAGAGAGAGCTAACCAAGCCAAGTCAATGGGCAGCATAATGGCAGATGAACTTTAAAGTCTAAGAAAAACATTGGCATCCAGGAGGAGAGGGATGGGAAACCATACAGAAAATACAATGCCATGAGATCAGTCAGGTGATGTTTCACCCTCCTCTGGACTCCTCTGTGTAGTACTGAGAACCATACTCACAGTggatattgcagaactagagGGGTTCAGGCAAGAGCAATAAGTAGGCTCAAGGGCCTGAGGAAGCTCTCAGCTGGAGAAAgggtaaaaagactgggattgttaccTTACAAAAGAGATCAATTAGAGGGGAGATGTGAAAATCTCTAAAATACTGCTTGGTAGAGAGTAGATTGAGAATGTATTCTCCATGTCTCCTAACACAAGATCAAGAGGACATTCAATAAAAGTGAAacatggcaaattcaaaactaataAAAAAAGAGTGCTCTCTTGACTCAATGCCTAATTAAACTGAGGAACTTGTTGTAACAAGAGGTAGTTGAGGCCATGGGCTAAGTGAGAATCAGGAAGGATTTGGACATTTACCTGGATAG is a genomic window of Lepidochelys kempii isolate rLepKem1 chromosome 1, rLepKem1.hap2, whole genome shotgun sequence containing:
- the LOC140905580 gene encoding olfactory receptor 52N5-like → MGLLGNFKLLYVIAKEQTLHKPMYLPLSMLALTEIGTSTSIVPKPLLLRRQPFCANRMIPHTCCDHMAMVKMSCGDITVNRMYGLLIAFVITMLDLTLIALSYGLFITVSSKKAHQKSFTTCTDHIGVMKMSYPSFLFSTVTYRFGQGIAPHLHIILTNLYYILLPMFNPIIYGAKTFELREKLCKCTCRI